The Amblyomma americanum isolate KBUSLIRL-KWMA chromosome 3, ASM5285725v1, whole genome shotgun sequence genome window below encodes:
- the LOC144123777 gene encoding uncharacterized protein LOC144123777, whose amino-acid sequence MLQDENTYRRLPKDPTSKVQTSLQKMLAKIFEGLPPSMKRLYYQLLCPNGSAPAIYGLPKVHKEGTPLRPIVDFRRSAVHSLSQYLHGVLAPLVGKTETNVKNSSDFIDKFTSAGTKNATFSSLLIFLLLQSAFLLLSLVAFVSAGNAFGGGGGGHHYGFRGAGFRGPIFAAAATPGFSAAGASYPPQPYSFGYDTTDEFGTRLFQKEQGDASNAKTGSYGYRDANGLFRTVSYVADAGGFRAKVNTNEPGTAPGASADAVFNANPVAAPAVAPGAGRYTGGRYGGAGSWASASGAAAGGYGAGGPWAG is encoded by the exons ATGCTACAGGACGAGAATACCTATCGCCGACTACCAAAAGACCCCACGTCAAAGGTGCAGACGTCTCTTCAGAAAATGCTCGCAAAAATCTTCGAGGGCCTTCCACCATCCATGAAGCGCCTCTACTATCAGCTGCTTTGCCCGAACGGCTCGGCACCCGCCatatacgggcttccaaaggttcataaagaaggcACCCCTCTACGCCCAATAGTAGACTTCAGAAGGTCTGCTGTGCACTCTCTGTCGCAGTACCTCCACGGTGTTTTGGCTCCACTGGTTGGAAAGACAGAAACGAACGTCAAGAACTCGTCCGATTTCATCGACAAG TTTACATCTGCCGGTACAAAAAATGCGACGTTTTCATCGTTGTTAATCTTCCTCCTTCTGCAGTCtgccttcctcctcctctccctggTCGCCTTTGTGAGCGCGGGCAATGcgttcggcggcggcggcggcggccaccaCTACGGATTCCGGGGTGCAGGGTTCCGGGGCCCTATCTTTGCGGCGGCGGCTACTCCTGGCTTCTCCGCTGCTGGCGCCTCCTAT CCTCCCCAGCCGTACAGCTTCGGCTACGACACCACTGACGAGTTCGGGACGCGGCTGTTCCAGAAGGAGCAGGGAGACGCCAGCAACGCCAAGACCGGCTCGTACGGCTACCGGGACGCCAACGGACTGTTCCGCACAGTGAGCTACGTGGCCGACGCCGGCGGATTCCGTGCCAAGGTTAACACCAACGAGCCCGGCACCGCCCCTGGCGCCAGTGCCGACGCTGTGTTTAATGCCAATCCCGTTGCGGCTCCTGCCGTAGCCCCGGGTGCCGGCAGATACACAGGCGGCCGCTACGGAGGGGCCGGATCCTGGGCATCCGCGTCTGGCGCCGCTGCTGGCGGATACGGAGCCGGCGGTCCCTGGGCAGGATAG